The Actinocatenispora sera genome has a window encoding:
- a CDS encoding lysophospholipid acyltransferase family protein: MARRGFWVRIGMGVINSTLTVFSRHTWQGAEHIPAAGGAIVAANHISQVDPMVMARFVYATGRVPRFLTKASVLQVPLMGPALRSTGQIPVHRGSIDAARSVDEAAAALRDGDVVVVYPEGTTTRDPDFWPMHGRTGVARLALATGAPVIPVAQWGAQRLQDPVAHSVRPRPRTPVSVLAGPPMDLSDWRERAAGGEPDRTVLSGLSDAIMYRIRELLTELRDEQPPEQLYAWPPKRPATPDGEGGR, encoded by the coding sequence GTGGCGCGTCGAGGTTTCTGGGTGCGGATCGGCATGGGGGTGATCAACTCCACGCTCACGGTCTTCAGCCGGCACACCTGGCAGGGCGCCGAGCACATCCCCGCCGCCGGCGGCGCGATCGTCGCCGCGAACCACATCTCCCAGGTCGATCCGATGGTGATGGCCCGCTTCGTGTACGCGACGGGCCGGGTGCCGCGGTTCCTGACCAAGGCGAGCGTGCTGCAGGTGCCGCTGATGGGCCCGGCGCTGCGCAGTACCGGCCAGATCCCGGTGCACCGGGGCAGCATCGACGCGGCCCGCTCGGTGGACGAGGCGGCCGCGGCGCTGCGCGACGGCGACGTCGTCGTGGTGTACCCCGAGGGCACCACCACCCGTGACCCGGACTTCTGGCCGATGCACGGCCGTACCGGCGTGGCCCGGCTGGCGCTGGCCACCGGTGCACCGGTGATCCCGGTGGCGCAGTGGGGCGCGCAGCGACTCCAGGATCCGGTCGCGCACAGCGTGCGGCCCCGGCCGCGTACCCCGGTCAGCGTGCTGGCCGGCCCGCCGATGGACCTGTCCGACTGGCGGGAGCGGGCCGCCGGCGGTGAGCCGGACCGCACCGTCCTCAGCGGCCTGTCCGACGCGATCATGTACCGCATCCGGGAGCTGCTCACCGAGCTTCGCGACGAGCAGCCACCCGAGCAGCTGTACGCATGGCCGCCGAAGCGGCCGGCCACCCCCGACGGCGAAGGCGGACGATGA
- a CDS encoding NAD(P)H-dependent glycerol-3-phosphate dehydrogenase produces MTEIKRAAVLSAGSWGTTFGKVLADAGREVRILARRAQVADAINDSHTNPDYVPEVRLPDAVRATTDPAVALDGADLVVLATPSQALRDNLVAWKPLLDPAASVVSLAKGIELNTLLRMSEVIAEVTGIPTDQVVVVTGPNLAPEIAHGQPTAAVVACTDLDRAELVQRAVAAPYFRPYTNTDVVGAEIGGAVKNVIALAYGMASGLGLGDNTKATLITRGLAETSRLGERLGADPRTFSGLAGLGDLVATCSSPLSRNHRFGEYLGRGDSLAAAQRATRQTAEGVKSCRSIRDLAHRYHVEMPITEQVERVCYEQVPPSVAVRELMSRDMKAE; encoded by the coding sequence ATGACCGAGATCAAGCGCGCGGCGGTGCTCAGCGCCGGCTCCTGGGGTACCACGTTCGGCAAGGTGCTCGCCGACGCCGGTCGCGAGGTGCGCATCCTCGCCCGCCGGGCGCAGGTCGCCGACGCGATCAACGACAGCCACACCAACCCGGACTACGTGCCCGAGGTGCGCCTGCCGGACGCGGTGCGCGCCACCACCGACCCGGCGGTCGCGCTGGACGGCGCCGACCTGGTGGTGCTCGCCACGCCCAGCCAGGCACTGCGCGACAACCTGGTCGCCTGGAAGCCGCTGCTCGACCCGGCCGCGAGCGTGGTCAGCCTGGCCAAGGGCATCGAGCTGAACACGCTGCTGCGGATGAGCGAGGTGATCGCCGAGGTCACCGGCATCCCGACCGATCAGGTCGTGGTGGTGACCGGGCCGAACCTGGCGCCGGAGATCGCGCACGGGCAGCCGACCGCGGCCGTGGTCGCCTGTACCGACCTGGACCGCGCCGAGCTGGTGCAGCGAGCGGTGGCGGCGCCGTACTTCCGGCCGTACACCAACACCGACGTGGTCGGCGCGGAGATCGGCGGCGCGGTCAAGAACGTCATCGCGCTGGCGTACGGGATGGCCTCCGGGCTGGGGCTGGGCGACAACACCAAGGCGACGCTGATCACCCGCGGGCTGGCCGAGACGTCCCGGCTGGGGGAGCGGCTCGGCGCCGACCCGCGCACGTTCTCCGGCCTGGCCGGGCTGGGCGACCTGGTCGCCACCTGCTCGTCGCCGCTGTCGCGCAACCACCGCTTCGGCGAGTACCTCGGTCGCGGCGACAGCCTGGCCGCCGCGCAGCGCGCCACCCGGCAGACCGCCGAGGGGGTCAAGAGCTGCCGGTCGATCCGCGACCTGGCGCACCGGTACCACGTGGAGATGCCGATCACCGAGCAGGTCGAGCGGGTCTGCTACGAGCAGGTACCGCCGTCGGTGGCGGTGCGGGAGCTGATGAGCCGCGACATGAAGGCCGAGTGA